A part of Aricia agestis chromosome 13, ilAriAges1.1, whole genome shotgun sequence genomic DNA contains:
- the LOC121733224 gene encoding uncharacterized protein LOC121733224 isoform X1, producing the protein MRPIMMMTAAVLLACVAYSHQQPVAMVADVSDEDGDGDVLSTGQQELSGGSLPSDGQQELQEANALRGGGKRPKPKKKPKKKPIISQNTLKHLGKRVYEDIALPVIQQQVLGQVASTLATALDELPDAVVTTTMNIVV; encoded by the exons ATGAGGCCGATAATGATGATGACAGCGGCCGTGCTGCTGGCCTGCGTCGCTTATTCCCATCAACAACCG GTTGCGATGGTAGCTGACGTATCTGACG AGGACGGCGATGGCGACGTGCTGAGCACCGGGCAGCAGGAGCTCAGCGGGGGCAGCCTGCCGAGCGACGGGCAGCAGGAGCTGCAAGAGGCGAACGCGCTCCGTGGCGGCGGGAAGCGTCCAAAGCCAAAAAAGAAACCGAAAAAGAAGCCGATCATAAGCCAAAACACATTAAAACATCTTGGGAAAAGAGTATATGAAGATATAGCGCt ACCTGTGATCCAGCAGCAAGTATTAGGACA AGTCGCCTCAACGCTTGCGACCGCTTTAGACGA ACTTCCCGACGCTGTGGTGACGACGACGATGAATATTGTTGTTTAA